The Nitratidesulfovibrio sp. SRB-5 genome includes a window with the following:
- a CDS encoding calcium-binding protein, translating to MSISGISSSSSTLQELLASWGSDQTSQITQSATSSLASLFGGSDDDEGTTQASGLFSNRDKLIAMMKEGDQGTAFAQTASLLGQLDKDVNGGLSLKESGLEQDSFNALDTDGDGTVTGFELEAALKSGVASIGDDGTLSVDTTAASDAAAQAYASLSAMIMGLADTDKSGGLTAEETGLEEDTFNQFDLDGDGVISGDELTTALKGGSTSSTDSSLTAQGSGSASGVLSGGAASGASGTGSDAGDDEDEDYDELDTNKDGMISTEELAAAIPGYADALRLARGENGSDTSTAELRRAMNAYGSAGGFDFASLFATADATSTSAGVSGLLEEIA from the coding sequence ATGAGCATATCGGGAATAAGTTCCAGCAGTTCCACGCTACAGGAATTGCTGGCGTCCTGGGGCAGCGACCAGACGTCGCAGATTACCCAAAGCGCCACATCGTCACTGGCCAGCCTGTTCGGCGGGTCGGACGACGATGAAGGCACCACCCAGGCAAGCGGGCTGTTCAGCAACCGCGACAAGCTCATCGCCATGATGAAAGAGGGCGATCAGGGCACTGCCTTCGCGCAGACAGCATCGCTGCTGGGCCAACTGGACAAGGACGTCAACGGCGGACTTTCGCTGAAGGAATCGGGGCTGGAGCAGGATTCGTTCAACGCCCTGGACACCGACGGCGACGGCACCGTGACCGGCTTCGAGCTTGAAGCCGCCCTGAAGTCGGGCGTGGCCAGCATCGGCGACGACGGCACGCTTTCGGTGGACACAACTGCCGCGTCCGACGCCGCCGCGCAGGCCTATGCCTCGCTTTCGGCCATGATCATGGGCCTTGCCGACACCGACAAGAGTGGTGGCCTGACCGCCGAGGAAACCGGGCTGGAAGAGGACACCTTCAACCAGTTCGATCTGGACGGCGACGGGGTGATCAGCGGCGATGAACTGACCACGGCGCTAAAGGGCGGCTCCACGTCCTCCACGGACTCCAGCCTGACGGCGCAAGGCTCCGGCTCCGCCTCCGGCGTTCTTTCGGGGGGTGCCGCAAGCGGCGCGTCGGGCACGGGCTCGGATGCGGGGGACGACGAGGACGAGGACTACGACGAGCTGGACACCAACAAGGACGGCATGATTTCCACCGAGGAACTGGCCGCCGCCATCCCCGGTTACGCCGATGCCTTGCGCCTGGCGCGCGGCGAGAACGGGTCCGACACTTCCACCGCCGAACTGCGTCGGGCCATGAACGCCTACGGCAGCGCGGGCGGCTTCGACTTCGCCAGCCTGTTCGCCACTGCGGATGCGACAAGCACGTCCGCTGGCGTCTCCGGCCTGCTGGAAGAAATCGCCTAA
- a CDS encoding EF-hand domain-containing protein, translating to MNIENHGGISSSGWDPWHGRGRGVGRTTARLASAMMEELDADDDGSLSATESQLSESAFAALDKNGDGAVSSRELRAGLRSKRDELIDLMRSDTGTETGTGETPAPTATTGPTAEQASAVAGLLIEKGDADGDGALSAAETGLAGDVFTSLDTDGDGLLSSGELSTAALAGAIAATLDGKLAVRLTAPATLQGTGTADTTDGGTDTTATTAAGAAAADTASTQAGTVGAMASRIALRIVERLDADDNGSLSQSESGLDQNRFAQLDTDGDGSVTANEFGGSLQQMLDVMGALHALSSVARSNYGRKAYGMAAREAVERYEGNMGGLMTALFETAPTGSTGTTTDTSGAVAATGGSASGDAGTATADSSTVGDIADVLADAAATEAAQAATGAAGNA from the coding sequence ATGAACATCGAGAACCACGGAGGAATCTCCAGCAGCGGGTGGGACCCGTGGCACGGCAGGGGCAGGGGGGTGGGCAGGACCACAGCCCGCCTGGCCAGCGCCATGATGGAGGAACTGGATGCCGACGACGACGGCAGCCTTTCCGCCACAGAGTCGCAACTGTCCGAGTCGGCATTCGCCGCCCTGGACAAGAACGGCGACGGCGCGGTCAGCAGTCGCGAGTTGCGCGCAGGGCTGCGCAGCAAGCGCGATGAACTGATAGACCTGATGCGGTCGGACACCGGCACCGAAACCGGCACGGGCGAGACGCCCGCGCCCACCGCGACAACAGGACCAACGGCGGAACAGGCGTCAGCGGTGGCCGGGCTGCTCATCGAAAAGGGCGATGCCGACGGCGACGGCGCACTCTCCGCCGCGGAAACCGGCCTTGCGGGCGACGTGTTCACCAGCCTGGACACCGACGGCGACGGACTGCTCTCTTCCGGCGAGCTTTCCACCGCAGCGCTGGCGGGCGCCATCGCCGCCACCCTGGACGGCAAACTGGCCGTGCGCCTGACGGCCCCCGCCACCCTGCAGGGCACCGGCACCGCCGACACGACCGATGGCGGCACGGACACCACGGCAACCACCGCCGCCGGGGCAGCAGCCGCCGACACCGCGTCCACCCAGGCGGGCACGGTGGGGGCCATGGCCTCGCGCATTGCCCTGCGCATCGTGGAGCGCCTGGACGCCGACGACAACGGCAGCCTGTCGCAGTCGGAATCCGGCCTTGACCAGAACCGCTTTGCGCAGCTCGACACCGACGGCGACGGCAGCGTCACCGCCAATGAATTCGGCGGGTCGCTGCAACAGATGCTGGACGTCATGGGCGCCCTGCACGCGCTGAGTTCCGTGGCGCGCAGCAACTACGGGCGCAAGGCCTACGGCATGGCCGCGCGCGAAGCCGTGGAACGGTACGAGGGCAACATGGGCGGCCTGATGACCGCCCTGTTCGAAACCGCCCCCACCGGCAGCACGGGCACCACCACCGACACCTCTGGTGCCGTTGCGGCAACTGGCGGTTCCGCATCGGGCGACGCAGGCACCGCCACGGCGGACAGTTCCACTGTTGGCGACATCGCAGACGTGCTGGCGGACGCAGCCGCCACCGAAGCGGCCCAGGCAGCCACGGGGGCAGCAGGAAACGCCTAG
- a CDS encoding helix-turn-helix domain-containing protein, translating into MPGYSTLEKQQLMALGTTIRQIRESLGWSQEQLAERVELHRTYIGGVERGERNLCLLNILAIAEAMGMPPGRLIGRAFPDHAASTPLRLAAATPEDESDDC; encoded by the coding sequence ATGCCAGGATACTCTACCCTAGAAAAACAACAACTTATGGCACTGGGAACGACAATTCGCCAGATTCGGGAATCACTTGGCTGGTCACAGGAACAGTTGGCCGAAAGAGTGGAGTTGCACCGCACATACATCGGCGGTGTGGAACGAGGCGAGCGCAATCTCTGCCTGCTGAACATCCTTGCCATTGCCGAGGCCATGGGAATGCCGCCGGGCAGACTCATCGGCAGGGCCTTCCCCGACCACGCCGCCAGCACTCCTCTGCGCCTGGCTGCCGCAACGCCGGAGGACGAATCCGACGACTGCTGA
- a CDS encoding methyl-accepting chemotaxis protein → MTLKGKLISSFAVLIVLIAGVGGYSSVQLREIFGDVVELTQNWMPSIKIVGDIRVNLNEVRRQQLQHVIAQDDSVMEDIERNLKAINGRRLANSSMYEKLISSPEERAAFREYNANFEQYLSGLDKMMALSRQKRTEEAMALDVKELRPAYEAAAAALRRCVEMNDKGSKDSGDAAGNRVSTTQQVSIALVAVALLIGVGAAVFLIRSTLNQLGEDPGYLQGVSTEIAAGNLNVSFRSERHLSGVYQAMQAMVATLKGKIAEADEKTVLAEAKEREAMVATAAAEEARKQAENAKREGMIQAAQKLEGVVEVVSSASEELSAQIEQSDRGAEEQSKRVAETATSMEEMNASVLEVARNAGTAATSSENARNKAESGADIVNSVVREISQVQQQSMDLKRDMEDLGRQAEAIGQIMNVISDIADQTNLLALNAAIEAARAGDAGRGFAVVADEVRKLAEKTMQATSEVGSAIRGIQQGAQKNMDNVDRSVRAIEETTRLAQDSGASLKEIVALVDSATDQVRGIATASEQQSAASEEINRAVEQVSTISAETAQAMREAAKAVSELSNQAQVLRRLVEELKQA, encoded by the coding sequence ATGACGTTGAAGGGAAAGTTGATTTCAAGCTTTGCTGTTTTGATTGTTCTTATTGCTGGTGTTGGCGGGTATTCTTCTGTGCAATTACGTGAAATTTTTGGAGATGTTGTAGAGCTTACGCAAAACTGGATGCCCAGTATAAAGATTGTCGGAGATATCCGCGTCAACCTGAACGAAGTTCGGCGTCAGCAGTTGCAGCACGTCATTGCGCAGGATGACTCCGTCATGGAGGACATCGAGCGTAACCTGAAGGCCATCAATGGCCGGCGGCTGGCCAACAGCAGCATGTACGAGAAGCTGATCTCTTCGCCCGAGGAACGTGCGGCTTTTCGGGAGTACAACGCGAATTTCGAGCAGTACCTGTCCGGGTTGGACAAGATGATGGCCCTTTCGCGCCAGAAGCGTACGGAAGAGGCCATGGCCCTGGATGTGAAGGAATTGCGGCCCGCCTATGAAGCCGCCGCTGCCGCCCTGCGCCGTTGTGTGGAAATGAACGACAAGGGGTCCAAGGATTCCGGCGATGCCGCAGGCAACCGTGTTTCAACCACCCAGCAGGTCAGCATCGCCCTGGTTGCCGTTGCCCTGCTGATTGGCGTTGGGGCCGCCGTGTTCCTGATCCGCTCCACCCTCAACCAGCTTGGGGAAGACCCCGGCTACTTGCAGGGTGTTTCGACAGAGATCGCCGCAGGCAACCTGAACGTGAGCTTCCGTTCCGAACGGCACTTGTCCGGGGTGTATCAGGCCATGCAGGCCATGGTGGCCACCCTCAAGGGCAAGATTGCCGAGGCCGACGAGAAGACCGTGTTGGCCGAGGCCAAGGAACGCGAGGCCATGGTCGCCACCGCCGCGGCGGAAGAAGCCCGCAAGCAGGCGGAAAACGCCAAGCGCGAAGGCATGATCCAGGCCGCCCAGAAGCTGGAAGGCGTGGTGGAGGTGGTGTCCTCTGCCTCCGAAGAGCTTTCCGCCCAGATCGAACAGTCTGACCGGGGCGCGGAAGAGCAGTCCAAGCGCGTGGCCGAAACCGCCACGTCCATGGAAGAAATGAACGCCTCGGTGCTGGAAGTGGCCCGCAATGCGGGCACCGCCGCCACCTCGTCCGAAAACGCCCGCAACAAGGCCGAATCGGGCGCGGACATCGTGAACAGCGTGGTGCGCGAAATCTCGCAGGTGCAGCAGCAGTCCATGGACCTGAAGCGCGACATGGAAGACCTGGGCCGCCAGGCTGAGGCCATCGGCCAGATCATGAACGTCATCAGCGACATTGCCGACCAGACCAACCTGCTGGCGCTGAACGCCGCCATCGAGGCTGCCCGCGCCGGTGACGCCGGGCGCGGATTCGCCGTCGTCGCCGACGAGGTGCGCAAACTGGCCGAAAAGACCATGCAGGCCACCAGCGAGGTGGGCAGCGCCATCCGGGGCATCCAGCAGGGCGCCCAGAAGAACATGGACAACGTGGACCGCTCTGTGCGCGCCATCGAGGAAACCACCCGCCTGGCCCAGGACTCGGGCGCATCGCTGAAGGAAATCGTGGCGCTGGTGGATTCCGCCACCGACCAGGTGCGCGGCATTGCCACCGCCTCGGAGCAGCAGTCCGCAGCCAGCGAAGAGATCAACCGGGCAGTGGAGCAGGTCAGCACCATCTCTGCCGAGACGGCGCAGGCCATGCGCGAGGCGGCCAAGGCGGTGTCCGAACTGTCCAACCAGGCCCAGGTGCTGCGCCGCCTGGTCGAAGAACTGAAGCAGGCATAG
- a CDS encoding chemotaxis protein CheW produces the protein MSGASGQFRPGGGDGMLLQLVTFTLGEEEFGVDILRVQEIIRMMPVTRVPAAPSFVEGIINLRGKVIPVIDMRARFGLRAGAADEKTRIMVVEMEGRVAGFIVDSVSQVLRLPASTVEAPPAVIEGGGSDFIRGVGKLEGRLLLLLDLDLLLGETEKAVLDGIR, from the coding sequence ATGTCCGGGGCATCCGGGCAATTCCGGCCGGGCGGGGGAGACGGCATGTTGCTGCAACTCGTCACCTTCACCCTGGGCGAAGAGGAGTTCGGCGTGGACATCCTGCGGGTGCAGGAGATCATCCGCATGATGCCGGTTACCCGCGTGCCCGCCGCGCCCTCGTTTGTCGAAGGCATCATCAACCTGCGCGGCAAGGTCATCCCCGTCATCGACATGCGGGCGCGCTTCGGCCTGCGGGCCGGGGCAGCGGACGAAAAGACCCGCATCATGGTGGTGGAAATGGAAGGCCGCGTGGCCGGGTTCATCGTGGATTCGGTGTCGCAGGTGCTGCGCCTGCCCGCCTCCACGGTAGAGGCCCCCCCTGCCGTCATCGAGGGGGGCGGCTCCGACTTCATTCGCGGCGTGGGCAAGCTGGAAGGGCGGCTGTTGCTGCTGCTCGACCTCGACCTGCTGCTGGGCGAAACCGAGAAGGCCGTGCTGGACGGCATCCGGTAG
- a CDS encoding methyl-accepting chemotaxis protein, with amino-acid sequence MTLKMKMILNVAMLLVLTVGVGGFSSMQFRNILGNVTELTQNWVPSIKAVGDIRGNLNEGRRQFLQHIIAEDPRDMEEIERSIRVIEGRRQANGTLYENYIDNPEERAAYAEYLAAYTRYVQSLEKALALSRQNRASEASQIDRKELKPAFDAAVLALRRCVDVNHEGSRLSGEIAEGQVSSALSVNMALMGMALFIGLSAATYLVKSTLRQLGEDPGYLRAISAEIAAGNLDVEFRSGGKMSGVYQAMQAMVTTLKGKIAEADEKTLVAEARENDARMAMAAADEARGRAEAANASMREAARKLEDVVRVVSGASEELAAQIEHSDRGAEEQSRRVAETATSMEEMNASVLEVARNAATAASSSEEVRAKAEAGADIVNNVVREISQVQQQSMGLKRDMEDLGRQAEAIGQIMDVISDIADQTNLLALNAAIEAARAGDAGRGFAVVADEVRKLAEKTMQATSEVGASIKGIQLGARKNMDNVDRSVQAIEETTRLAQGSGASLKEIVLLVDATTDQVRGIATASEQQSAASEEINRAVEQVSTISGETAQAMREAAGAVTELAGQISVLRGLVDDLKRV; translated from the coding sequence ATGACGCTCAAGATGAAGATGATTCTGAACGTTGCCATGTTGCTTGTGCTGACGGTGGGGGTGGGTGGGTTTTCCAGCATGCAGTTCCGGAATATTCTGGGTAACGTGACGGAGTTGACGCAAAACTGGGTGCCCAGCATCAAGGCTGTCGGAGACATCCGGGGAAACCTGAACGAGGGGCGGCGGCAGTTTCTGCAACACATCATCGCCGAAGATCCTCGCGACATGGAGGAGATAGAGCGCAGCATACGCGTCATAGAAGGGCGCAGGCAGGCCAACGGCACCCTGTACGAAAATTATATCGACAACCCCGAAGAACGCGCGGCCTATGCGGAATACCTTGCGGCGTACACGCGTTACGTGCAGAGCCTGGAGAAGGCGCTTGCACTTTCACGGCAGAACAGGGCCTCCGAGGCTTCGCAGATCGACCGGAAGGAACTGAAGCCGGCATTCGACGCGGCAGTTCTGGCGCTGCGCCGTTGCGTGGACGTGAACCACGAAGGATCGAGGTTGTCGGGTGAAATCGCCGAGGGGCAGGTCAGTTCGGCCCTGTCGGTGAACATGGCGTTGATGGGCATGGCGCTGTTCATCGGGTTGAGCGCGGCCACCTACCTCGTCAAGTCGACGCTGCGGCAACTGGGTGAAGACCCCGGCTATCTGCGTGCCATATCGGCGGAGATCGCGGCGGGCAACCTTGACGTGGAGTTTCGTTCCGGGGGCAAGATGTCCGGCGTCTACCAGGCCATGCAGGCCATGGTGACGACGTTGAAGGGCAAGATAGCCGAAGCCGACGAGAAGACCCTTGTGGCGGAAGCCAGGGAGAACGACGCCCGGATGGCCATGGCGGCGGCGGACGAGGCGCGCGGGCGTGCCGAGGCGGCCAATGCCAGCATGCGCGAGGCGGCGCGCAAGCTGGAAGACGTGGTGCGCGTTGTTTCCGGCGCCTCGGAAGAGCTTGCGGCGCAGATAGAGCATTCCGACCGTGGGGCCGAGGAACAGTCGCGCCGCGTGGCCGAGACCGCCACGTCCATGGAGGAAATGAATGCATCGGTGCTCGAAGTGGCGCGCAATGCCGCCACGGCGGCCTCGTCCTCCGAAGAGGTGCGCGCCAAGGCCGAGGCCGGGGCCGACATCGTCAACAACGTGGTGCGCGAGATTTCGCAGGTGCAGCAGCAGTCCATGGGGCTGAAGCGCGACATGGAAGACCTGGGCCGCCAGGCGGAAGCCATTGGCCAGATCATGGACGTCATTTCCGACATCGCGGACCAGACCAACCTGCTGGCGCTGAACGCCGCCATAGAGGCTGCCCGCGCCGGAGACGCGGGGCGCGGCTTTGCCGTGGTGGCCGACGAAGTGCGCAAGCTGGCCGAAAAGACCATGCAGGCCACCAGCGAAGTGGGTGCTTCCATCAAGGGTATTCAGCTTGGGGCGCGCAAGAACATGGACAACGTGGACCGCTCTGTGCAGGCCATAGAGGAAACCACCCGGCTGGCCCAGGGGTCCGGTGCATCGCTGAAGGAGATAGTGCTGCTGGTGGATGCAACCACCGATCAGGTGCGCGGCATAGCCACCGCGTCGGAGCAGCAGTCCGCCGCCAGCGAGGAGATAAACCGCGCCGTGGAGCAGGTAAGCACCATCTCGGGGGAAACGGCGCAGGCCATGCGCGAGGCGGCGGGTGCGGTTACGGAGCTTGCCGGGCAGATATCCGTGCTGCGCGGGCTAGTGGACGACCTGAAGCGGGTATAG
- a CDS encoding DEAD/DEAH box helicase has protein sequence MELNEEQSVRSLLQDFVHDSIPEYILDGSQDILAEGGVQKLSLKKADGYWEVEGSIQGEDFQIYSPKLSINLGEGTTAYHCNCPDSFSGVCRHVGATALKMLSSLETRSGGEEPARPKTEWRQNFRAFFSTAIEPEAGQHYLIFRFHPEPGRLLVSLFRGRQNKSGLSTVHNEITLEQILRNPDWCELSPQLAQVSQQIGQIVDYYGHRIEVPDGLLTWFLWAIRNEYYLFWGDTDQPCRIERTSMRLKLKPQLTDDGLSFDVMLHREGKQPFSIIGSEVTFHGQMPLWVCWNKGFYPVHTSLNSQLVQDLVRQPPMIPQEDISEFLDRVWTKLPTSDLYGQEEFLKHMEPIFQPATYNPKLFLDEEGSLLTLEIQNIYETVHGEFYLPGPNPDFQTGSYTIDGHTCLIRRHQEEEASLTALLAEMRFQPRSNRMWFLEPEEAINFLLDAYPKLVELYRVYGEKALSRYKVRLSQPVITAKVETSEEDKWFSLDITVEYDGQKVPIDKIWKAWAQGKRYVQLKDGSYTSLPEAWLKRIAHKLQALGLDPEKPPQKQFQQFEAPVLDSLLDDLPDAQTDPFWNSLRDKIRNFREIRPIDPPKGLTASLRGYQQQGLSYLNFLREYGFGGILADEMGLGKTIQTLSFIQHMVERGAVGPNLIVVPTSVLPNWDREAQKFVPDLRRLIIYGTRREGMFRRIDESDLVVTTYALLRRDLEELQEHEFNSIILDEAQNIKNPNTITARSVRRINARMRLCLSGTPIENNLFELWSLFEFLMPGFLGSQHAFQRGIIKPIKDGDSETLDYLRTRVRPFILRRTKSEVAKDLPPKIENTYYCALAEEQAELYAALARKLKEQVMADVDEKGIAKSQMSILDALLKLRQICCHPRLLKLDMPGLTTNLPSGKFDAFKDMITDIVEEGHKVLVFSQFVQMLHIIRSWLQINAIPFCYLDGTSKDRFDQVDRFNNTPEIPIFLISLKAGGTGLNLTSADYVIHYDPWWNPAVESQATDRTHRIGQTRQVFSYKLICENTVEEKILKLQDMKRGVAEAIIPGQEAWKSLTREDLEMLFEV, from the coding sequence ATGGAACTGAACGAGGAGCAATCCGTCCGTTCGCTCCTGCAGGACTTCGTCCATGATTCCATCCCGGAATACATCCTGGACGGATCGCAGGACATTCTCGCCGAGGGCGGCGTCCAGAAACTGAGCCTGAAGAAGGCCGACGGCTATTGGGAAGTTGAAGGAAGCATCCAGGGGGAAGACTTCCAGATATATTCGCCCAAGCTGTCCATCAACCTTGGCGAAGGCACCACCGCCTACCACTGCAACTGCCCGGATTCATTCTCTGGCGTGTGCAGGCACGTGGGGGCCACCGCCCTCAAGATGCTGTCGTCGCTGGAAACGCGCTCCGGCGGCGAAGAACCCGCCCGGCCCAAGACCGAATGGCGGCAGAATTTCCGCGCCTTCTTTTCCACCGCCATAGAGCCGGAAGCGGGCCAGCATTACCTGATCTTCCGCTTTCACCCCGAGCCGGGGCGACTTCTGGTTTCGCTGTTCCGGGGCCGCCAGAACAAGTCGGGCCTGTCCACGGTACACAATGAAATCACGCTGGAACAGATCCTGCGCAACCCCGACTGGTGCGAACTTTCGCCCCAGCTGGCGCAGGTGTCGCAGCAGATCGGCCAGATCGTGGACTACTACGGCCACCGCATAGAGGTGCCGGACGGCCTGCTGACCTGGTTCCTGTGGGCCATCCGCAACGAATACTACCTGTTCTGGGGCGACACCGACCAGCCCTGCCGCATCGAGCGCACCTCCATGCGCCTGAAGCTGAAGCCGCAACTCACCGACGACGGGCTGTCGTTCGACGTGATGCTGCACCGCGAAGGCAAGCAGCCGTTCTCCATCATCGGCAGCGAGGTGACCTTTCACGGCCAGATGCCGCTGTGGGTGTGCTGGAACAAAGGCTTCTACCCCGTGCACACCAGCCTGAACTCGCAACTGGTGCAGGATCTCGTGCGCCAGCCCCCGATGATCCCGCAGGAAGACATTTCCGAGTTCCTCGACCGGGTGTGGACCAAGCTGCCCACCAGCGACCTGTACGGGCAGGAAGAGTTCCTGAAGCACATGGAACCCATCTTCCAGCCGGCCACGTACAACCCCAAGCTGTTCCTGGACGAGGAAGGCAGCCTGCTGACGCTGGAAATCCAGAACATCTACGAGACGGTGCACGGCGAATTCTACCTGCCCGGCCCCAACCCCGACTTCCAGACCGGCAGCTACACCATCGACGGCCATACCTGCCTCATCCGCCGCCATCAGGAAGAAGAGGCATCGCTTACCGCGCTGCTGGCCGAAATGCGCTTTCAGCCGCGCAGCAACCGCATGTGGTTCCTGGAGCCGGAAGAGGCCATCAACTTCCTGCTCGACGCCTATCCCAAGCTGGTGGAACTGTACCGCGTGTACGGCGAAAAGGCCCTGTCGCGCTACAAGGTGCGCCTGTCGCAGCCCGTCATCACGGCCAAGGTGGAAACGAGCGAGGAAGACAAGTGGTTCTCCCTCGACATCACCGTGGAATACGACGGCCAGAAGGTGCCCATCGACAAGATCTGGAAGGCGTGGGCCCAGGGCAAGCGCTACGTGCAGTTGAAGGACGGCTCGTACACCAGCCTGCCCGAAGCCTGGCTGAAGCGCATCGCCCACAAGTTGCAGGCTCTTGGCCTGGACCCGGAAAAGCCGCCGCAGAAGCAGTTCCAGCAGTTCGAGGCCCCGGTGCTGGACAGCCTGCTGGACGACCTGCCCGACGCCCAGACCGACCCGTTCTGGAACAGCCTGCGCGACAAGATCCGCAACTTCCGCGAGATACGGCCCATCGATCCGCCCAAGGGGCTTACGGCGTCACTGCGCGGCTACCAGCAGCAGGGCCTGTCGTACCTCAACTTTTTGCGCGAATACGGCTTTGGCGGCATCCTGGCCGACGAAATGGGCCTCGGCAAGACCATCCAGACCCTGTCGTTCATCCAGCACATGGTGGAACGCGGGGCAGTGGGGCCCAACCTGATCGTGGTGCCCACCTCGGTGCTGCCCAACTGGGACCGTGAAGCCCAGAAGTTCGTGCCCGACCTGCGCCGCCTGATCATCTACGGCACCCGGCGCGAGGGCATGTTCCGCCGCATCGACGAATCGGACCTGGTGGTCACCACCTACGCCCTGTTGCGGCGCGACCTGGAAGAATTGCAGGAGCACGAGTTCAACTCGATCATCCTGGACGAAGCGCAGAACATCAAGAACCCCAACACCATCACGGCGCGTTCCGTGCGGCGCATCAACGCCCGCATGCGGCTGTGCCTGTCGGGCACGCCCATCGAGAACAACCTGTTCGAGCTGTGGTCGCTGTTCGAATTCCTGATGCCGGGCTTCCTGGGCTCGCAGCACGCCTTCCAGCGGGGCATCATCAAGCCCATCAAGGACGGCGACAGCGAAACCCTGGACTACCTGCGCACCCGCGTGCGCCCGTTCATTCTGCGGCGCACCAAGTCCGAGGTGGCGAAAGACCTGCCCCCCAAGATCGAGAACACCTACTACTGCGCCCTGGCCGAAGAACAGGCGGAACTGTACGCCGCCCTTGCCCGCAAGCTGAAGGAGCAGGTGATGGCCGACGTGGACGAGAAGGGCATCGCCAAGAGCCAGATGTCCATCCTGGACGCGCTGCTGAAACTGCGCCAGATATGCTGCCACCCGCGCCTTCTGAAGCTGGACATGCCGGGGCTGACCACCAACCTGCCCTCCGGCAAGTTCGACGCCTTCAAGGACATGATCACCGACATCGTGGAGGAAGGCCACAAGGTGCTGGTGTTCTCGCAGTTCGTGCAGATGCTGCACATCATCCGCTCGTGGCTGCAGATCAACGCCATTCCCTTCTGCTACCTGGACGGCACCAGCAAGGACCGCTTCGATCAGGTGGACCGCTTCAACAACACGCCCGAGATTCCCATCTTCCTCATTTCGCTGAAGGCGGGCGGCACGGGCCTTAACCTGACCTCCGCCGACTACGTCATCCACTACGACCCGTGGTGGAACCCCGCCGTGGAAAGCCAGGCCACCGACCGCACGCACCGCATCGGCCAGACCCGGCAGGTGTTCAGCTACAAGCTGATCTGCGAAAACACGGTGGAAGAAAAGATCCTGAAGTTGCAGGACATGAAGCGCGGCGTGGCCGAGGCCATCATCCCCGGCCAGGAAGCCTGGAAGTCGCTGACCCGCGAAGACCTGGAGATGTTGTTCGAGGTGTAG